The Aphis gossypii isolate Hap1 chromosome 3, ASM2018417v2, whole genome shotgun sequence genome includes a region encoding these proteins:
- the LOC114121223 gene encoding uncharacterized protein LOC114121223 isoform X2 translates to MQLLCILIFIGVAQCDDSTIAPTNFEHLCAPNVIEFAMYYQLSVQTSFITSCECMLSSNYYIQSGFNEINQGSNDIATNLITTFKNGIGNSKNMIQDLQTDLDTDMKEKLNAVLYMTASYYQKKVIVKKTEITLGEVTDIKQAHTILTARRCERDYKCFVNDIARVKSQYSSGQSNSNNIDKNQWATLVKQYYEARETIINKTDVYTSIREAFLLGSGINLCEGSSNFDQSKLGIYKTAHLGDYFGKKDNNPCTLLNQTATQMYYIYKSSLTAIYLNSVVHSKCDLALRFMIWEHVNLVRAHFELMCKNIDMFIKSTQTEAESTFGTDSENYKKIMKALYICVNEMLITAVKSTEISYRRGLNFNTDRNMIKSDFNQYKPEHINKYYSKILGVNANVARFDSRIIDQKTCSLPTKEMCIPQKMFSSLSNRLIFQSFVCQFNYLIITIKTTEYDTTSVDYWVFEKITLIKLKNSIVFARCSATANKILIMNSAFYAYDLIITENNTPSTEIQQILDQISLDVVGILCIHSEEIIVISDTIDVYIDTNSNNKNVPAVVYKPGFNEYTGQNPKGTPSPNSSGNPTYPNGSGNPTSPNGSGNPTSPNGSGNPTSPNGSGNPTSPNGSGTPTYPNDSGTPTYPNGSGNPTSPNGSGNPTSPNGSGNPTSPNGSGNPTSPNGSGNPTSPNGSGTPTYPNGSGTPTYPNGSGNPTSPNGSGNPTSPNGSGNPTSPNGSGNPTYPGSTTYPGSNYEDIDYSFITSGIQVTQSIENFQLSIECKVEKSLTYVQEKEQNEYTKVVIQSLKISQQIYQCNVEYLKSVVSDSIQFISKEITTDSDESIFAFIILYKDTQEKLAILSSTMEIPLKRTVYSVDTTEYLNVSQTVDYGDYIQSFYAYFEVCYEEVYNNQNDAELFLKNSMTQFNAIYEKVVEAVQSAPDDAYKTFLLSYLQKTLTVYTKTSDYFKEQIVQAKDIVSKGGDISKCALFQEIRQRSETVIVIYSAVLIKCYQYAKDSKIVTINNSEFDVITIQTQVVSSYTEITKTSSTKTFEIEIST, encoded by the exons ATGCAGTTACTctgtatattgatatttataggaGTTGCTCaa tgtgATGATTCGACTATAGCGCCAACTAATTTTGAACATTTGTGTGCACCAAATGTTATCGAATTTGCAATGTATTACCAACTATCAGTTCAAACATCTTTTATAACTTCGTGTGAATGTATGCTATCatcaaactattatatacaaagtggatttaatgaaattaatcagGGTTCAAATGATATtgcaacaaatttaataacgacatttaaaaatggtattggaaattcaaaaaatatgatacaggACTTGCAAACCGATCTCGATACAGATATGAAAGAGAAACTTAATGCTGTATTATACATGACAGCTAGCTATTACCAAAAAAaggtaattgttaaaaaaacagaaataacGTTAGGTGAAGTGACAGATATTAAACAAGCTCACACAATTTTAACTGCAAGACGCTGTGAAAGAGATTATAAGTGCTTTGTGAATGACATTGCTAGGGTAAAATCCCAATATAGTAGTGGACAgagtaattcaaataatatcgataaaaatcaATGGGCTACTCTGGTGAAACAGTATTACGAAGCAAgagaaactataattaataaaacggaTGTGTATACATCAATTAGAGAAGCGTTTTTGTTGGGCAGTGGAATAAATTTATGTGAAGGATCTTCAAATTTTGATCAATCAAAACtg GGAATATACAAAACTGCTCATTTAGGAGACTACTTtggaaaaaaagataataaccCGTGCACACTATTGAATCAGACGGCCACacaaatgtattacatttataagagCTCATTGACcgctatttatttaaattctgtgGTACATTCAAAATGTGATTTAGCATTGAGATTTATGATATGGGAACATGTGAATTTAGTTCGAGCGCACTTTGAACTCATGTGTAAAAACATAGACATGTTCATAAAATCAACACAAACCGAAGCTGAATCAACCTTCGGCACTGattctgaaaattataaaaaaattatgaaagccttatatatttgtgtgaaTGAAATGCTTATAACGGCTGTTAAATCTACCGAGATAAGTTATCGGCGAGGATTGAACTTTAATACTGATAGAAACATGATTAAATCTGATTTCAATCAATACAAACCcgaacatattaataaatattattcaaaaattcttGGGGTTAATGCTAATGTAGCTCGTTTTGATTCACGTATAATTGATCAAAAAACTTGTTCATTACCAACAAAAGAGATGTGTATACCACAGAAAATGTTCTCGTCATTATcaaatagattaatttttcaatctttTGTAtgccaatttaattatttaattataacaataaaaacaacagagTATGATACAACATCTGTGGATTATTGggtgtttgaaaaaattacactaataaaattaaaaaactcaaTCGTATTTGCAAGATGTTCAGCGACtgcaaacaaaattttaattatgaatagtGCATTTTAtgcatatgatttaattatcaCGGAAAATAATACACCATCTACTGAAATTCAACAAATTCTAGATCAAATTTCATTAGATGTAGTtggaatattatgtatacactcAGAGGAGATAATTGTAATATCCGATACTATTGATgtttatatagatacaaatagtaacaataaaaatgtcccAGCAGTAGTATATAAACCTGGTTTTAATGAATACACAGGTCAAAATCCCAAAGGCACTCCATCACCGAATAGTTCAGGAAACCCAACATACCCGAACGGTTCAGGAAACCCAACATCACCGAATGGTTCAGGGAACCCAACATCACCGAATGGTTCAGGGAACCCAACATCACCGAATGGTTCAGGGAACCCAACATCACCAAATGGTTCAGGTACCCCAACATACCCGAACGATTCAGGTACCCCAACATACCCGAACGGTTCAGGAAACCCAACATCACCGAATGGTTCAGGGAACCCAACATCACCGAATGGTTCAGGGAACCCAACATCACCGAATGGTTCAGGGAACCCAACATCACCGAATGGTTCAGGGAACCCAACATCACCAAATGGTTCAGGTACCCCAACATACCCGAACGGTTCAGGTACCCCAACATACCCGAACGGTTCAGGAAACCCAACATCACCGAATGGTTCAGGGAACCCAACATCACCGAATGGTTCAGGGAACCCAACATCACCGAATGGTTCAGGAAACCCAACATACCCAGGATCTACAACATATCCAGGAAGTAATTATGAAGATATagattattcttttataacatCTGGTATACAAGTAACACAATCTATAGAGAATTTCCAACTTTCTATTGAGTGCAAAGTAGAAAAAAGTTTAACTTACGTTCAGGAAAAAGAACAAAACGAGTACACGAAAGTAGTAATACAATCATTGAAAATTAGTCAACAAATTTATCAGTGTAatgtagaatatttaaaaagtgtaGTTTCAgattcaatacaatttatatccaAGGAAATAACTACTGATAGTGACGAATCtatatttgcatttattatactatacaaagaTACACAAGAAAAATTAGCAATATTATCTTCGACGATGGAAATTCCATTAAAGAGAACTGTTTATTCGGTAGACACGACCGAATATCTCAATGTGTCTCAAACTGTTGATTACGGGGATTATATACAAAgcttttatgcatattttgaaGTATGTTATGAAGAAGTTTACAATAATCAAAATGATGCTGAATTATTTCTAAAGAATAGTATGACACaatttaatgcaatatatGAAAAGGTTGTCGAAGCAGTTCAAAGCGCACCGGATGATgcttacaaaacatttttattaagctatttacaaaaaacattaactGTGTATACAAAAACCTccgattattttaaagaacaaaTTGTTCAAGCAAAGGATATTGTT